A genomic window from Streptomyces broussonetiae includes:
- a CDS encoding patatin-like phospholipase family protein, whose amino-acid sequence MKNERALVVGGGGVAGIAWATGVLAGLADAGLDVTDADALFGTSAGSVVAAQLTSGVEPPALFGAQVDPALQQKELTPRAGALVEAFEFAAKVDAEVTDPVQRLRRMGEMALAAETVTEAARRAVIEARLPSHRWPERNLSVIAVHAVRGETRIFDRSSGVGLVDAVTASCAIPGVWPAATVGDDRYIDGGVRSLTNLDLAAGYARTLVIAPMPDPVLDADAASIAERGGLIEVITPDDAALAAFGTDPLSPASRTPAGHAGFGQGRAAAQEIAALWTMA is encoded by the coding sequence ATGAAGAACGAACGTGCGCTGGTCGTCGGCGGTGGCGGGGTGGCCGGAATAGCCTGGGCTACGGGCGTGCTGGCCGGTCTCGCTGACGCCGGGCTCGATGTCACCGACGCGGACGCCCTGTTCGGGACCTCGGCCGGGTCGGTGGTGGCCGCACAGCTCACCAGCGGTGTGGAGCCGCCGGCGCTGTTCGGGGCGCAGGTGGACCCCGCGCTGCAGCAGAAGGAACTGACACCGAGGGCAGGCGCGCTCGTCGAGGCCTTCGAGTTCGCCGCGAAGGTCGACGCCGAGGTCACCGACCCGGTGCAACGCCTGCGTCGGATGGGCGAGATGGCTCTGGCCGCCGAAACCGTGACCGAGGCCGCCCGGCGGGCAGTCATCGAGGCCCGGTTGCCGTCCCACAGGTGGCCGGAGCGCAATCTGTCGGTGATCGCCGTGCACGCTGTCCGCGGTGAGACCCGGATCTTCGACCGCAGCTCCGGCGTCGGCCTGGTGGACGCTGTGACGGCGAGCTGCGCCATTCCCGGCGTGTGGCCTGCCGCGACGGTCGGAGACGACCGCTACATCGACGGCGGCGTCCGTTCGCTCACCAACCTTGATCTCGCAGCGGGCTACGCCCGTACTCTCGTCATCGCTCCGATGCCCGACCCGGTACTGGATGCAGACGCGGCCTCAATCGCGGAGCGGGGCGGCCTGATTGAGGTCATCACCCCCGACGATGCCGCTCTTGCCGCCTTCGGCACCGACCCGCTGTCCCCTGCCAGCAGGACCCCTGCGGGCCACGCCGGTTTCGGCCAGGGCCGGGCGGCCGCGCAGGAGATCGCCGCGCTGTGGACCATGGCGTAG
- a CDS encoding winged helix-turn-helix transcriptional regulator, protein MATTKADKKAEYNAFLAVCPSRQLLDRISDKWAVLILCALGGDASEQPGASHAPKAMRFSELARLLAGVSQKMLTQTLRALERDGLLTRTVTPTVPVTVTYELTDLGLSLHHLTRGLRQWAQTHMDQVLANRDKHDAQAS, encoded by the coding sequence GTGGCGACGACGAAGGCCGACAAGAAGGCGGAGTACAACGCTTTCCTCGCGGTGTGCCCCAGCCGCCAGCTCCTCGACCGGATCTCGGACAAGTGGGCCGTCCTGATCCTGTGCGCGCTGGGCGGTGACGCGTCCGAACAGCCCGGCGCATCGCACGCCCCGAAGGCGATGCGCTTCTCCGAGCTGGCCCGGCTACTGGCCGGCGTCAGCCAGAAGATGCTGACCCAGACGCTGCGAGCCCTCGAACGCGACGGCCTGCTCACCCGCACCGTGACACCCACGGTCCCCGTCACCGTCACCTACGAGCTGACTGACCTCGGCCTCTCACTTCACCACCTGACACGCGGGCTCAGGCAGTGGGCACAGACCCACATGGACCAAGTCCTCGCCAACCGCGACAAGCACGACGCCCAAGCTTCCTAG
- a CDS encoding aldo/keto reductase family oxidoreductase yields MNTPSTPLPGGIRTLGDSTVTRYGYGAMQLAGPWVMGPPADHDGALAVLREAVSLGITHIDTSYAYGPRITNELIREALHPYPKSLFIATKVGANRDAQGGWPTARRPQDLRKQVHENLESLGVEALDLVNMRMGDAQGPQPGSIAEAFETLVGLQREGLIRHLGVSNATAEQIAEARGIAPIVCVQNMYNLAHRHDDDLVDHLAADGIAYVPFFPLGGFTPLQSEALSQVASRLEATPMSVALAWLMQRSPNILLIPGTSSTAHLRENIAGAGLCLSDEDMAELDSIGP; encoded by the coding sequence ATGAACACGCCCTCCACACCTCTTCCCGGCGGAATCCGGACGCTCGGCGACTCGACCGTCACCCGTTACGGCTATGGAGCGATGCAGCTCGCCGGACCGTGGGTCATGGGGCCGCCCGCTGACCACGACGGCGCCCTGGCCGTCCTGCGCGAGGCAGTCAGCCTCGGAATCACCCACATCGACACCAGCTACGCCTACGGACCGCGCATCACGAATGAGCTGATCCGCGAAGCGTTGCACCCCTACCCGAAGTCGCTGTTCATCGCCACCAAGGTGGGCGCAAACCGCGACGCGCAGGGCGGCTGGCCCACGGCCCGGCGCCCCCAAGACCTGCGCAAGCAGGTCCACGAGAACCTCGAATCCCTCGGCGTCGAGGCCCTTGACCTGGTCAACATGCGCATGGGTGACGCCCAGGGCCCCCAGCCCGGCTCGATCGCCGAAGCATTCGAAACGCTCGTCGGCCTCCAGCGAGAGGGCCTGATCCGCCACCTCGGCGTCAGCAACGCCACCGCGGAGCAGATCGCAGAGGCACGTGGCATCGCCCCGATCGTGTGCGTGCAGAACATGTACAACCTCGCCCACCGCCACGACGACGACCTCGTGGACCACCTCGCCGCCGACGGCATCGCCTACGTGCCGTTCTTCCCCCTGGGAGGCTTCACGCCGCTACAGTCCGAAGCCCTCTCGCAGGTCGCGAGCCGGCTGGAGGCGACGCCGATGTCGGTAGCGCTGGCCTGGCTGATGCAACGCTCGCCGAACATCCTGCTCATCCCGGGTACCTCGTCAACCGCCCACCTGCGCGAGAACATTGCAGGCGCCGGGCTCTGCCTCTCCGACGAGGACATGGCTGAACTGGACAGCATCGGCCCCTGA